A genomic stretch from Amycolatopsis sp. 195334CR includes:
- a CDS encoding MmgE/PrpD family protein: MTVVRQLAAFASSVRQKGLPAELRADAARRVLDVLGNSLAATAEPPAAAVGTLVREWGGDGRATAIGAGRLPEPSAALLNGTLAHSLDFDDTHLPSVLHPSASVVPAALATAETRGATGAQLLDAIGVGVEIAVRIGMAGYDEELGNSVFFERGLHATAICGALGGAAASAMLSDVDVADAIGIASSMGAGLLEANRTGGTVKRVHCGWAAHSAVTAAGLARTGITGPPTVLEGRFGLLQAFCGDQTNLAAITDGLGEDWELPGIFFKPYPCNHFTHAGIDAARRIAARGVDPGAIERIELGAPTAVLRTIGEPREAKIAPESGYHAAFSGPYTVAAGLLGGGGLGVFHEDFTDEAAADPARLALAAKVTCVPDARCDEIFPHQFPAVLRVWLRDGTHLEERVDANRGGSGNPLSTEELATKFRLNATRTVSTQQAERIADLTLSLPDLPTVTTLTTELA; this comes from the coding sequence ATGACCGTGGTGCGGCAGCTGGCCGCCTTCGCTTCGTCGGTGCGTCAGAAGGGACTCCCCGCCGAACTACGGGCCGACGCCGCGAGGCGGGTGCTCGACGTGCTCGGCAACAGCCTGGCCGCCACCGCCGAACCCCCGGCGGCCGCGGTCGGCACGCTGGTCCGCGAATGGGGTGGCGACGGCCGTGCCACCGCGATCGGCGCCGGCCGGCTGCCGGAACCGAGCGCGGCCCTGCTCAACGGCACGCTCGCGCACTCGCTCGACTTCGACGACACGCACCTGCCCTCGGTGCTGCACCCGTCGGCTTCGGTGGTGCCCGCCGCACTGGCCACCGCGGAGACGCGGGGGGCCACCGGCGCGCAGCTGCTGGACGCGATCGGTGTCGGCGTGGAGATCGCCGTGCGGATCGGCATGGCGGGCTACGACGAGGAACTGGGCAACTCGGTCTTCTTCGAACGCGGCCTGCACGCGACCGCGATCTGCGGTGCGCTCGGCGGGGCGGCGGCCTCGGCCATGCTGTCCGATGTGGACGTCGCCGACGCGATCGGCATCGCGTCCAGCATGGGCGCCGGGTTGCTGGAGGCGAACCGCACCGGGGGCACGGTGAAACGCGTGCACTGCGGCTGGGCGGCGCACTCGGCGGTCACCGCGGCGGGTCTCGCGCGAACCGGGATCACCGGCCCGCCGACCGTCCTCGAAGGACGCTTCGGTCTGCTGCAAGCCTTCTGCGGTGACCAGACGAACCTGGCCGCCATCACCGACGGCCTCGGCGAGGACTGGGAACTGCCCGGCATCTTCTTCAAGCCGTATCCCTGCAACCACTTCACCCACGCGGGCATCGACGCGGCCCGGCGCATCGCCGCCCGCGGTGTCGATCCGGGGGCGATTGAGCGCATCGAACTGGGCGCCCCCACCGCCGTCCTGCGCACCATCGGCGAACCCCGGGAAGCGAAGATCGCCCCGGAATCCGGTTACCACGCGGCGTTTTCGGGCCCGTACACGGTGGCCGCGGGCCTGCTCGGCGGTGGCGGCCTCGGCGTGTTCCACGAGGACTTCACCGACGAAGCCGCCGCGGACCCCGCCCGCCTGGCACTGGCGGCGAAGGTCACCTGCGTCCCCGACGCCCGTTGCGACGAGATCTTCCCGCACCAGTTCCCGGCCGTCCTGCGCGTCTGGCTCCGCGACGGCACGCACCTGGAAGAACGAGTGGACGCCAACCGCGGTGGCTCGGGCAACCCCCTGTCCACTGAGGAACTGGCCACCAAGTTCCGCCTCAACGCCACCCGCACGGT